The following are from one region of the Kineosporia sp. NBRC 101731 genome:
- a CDS encoding ABC transporter substrate-binding protein — MSPDSFRPAQIQMSRRGILQFGAIAAGFATLAACGGPGGSSSSAEGGTAVDLITVGTAATAGSMNPLDEQYSTLQFNVYDSLVRVFADDDEPQPRIAKSWEESGKNTWTFTLRPDVKFHDGTTVTAQDVAFSFDTLMAEQYANAITLMSITSVKALDDSTVEVVTSGPDPLLMSRLSALFVVPKAHWEKTGGGTKFAQDPIGSGPFKVESYSADTGAKLTAFEDFWDGAPATATVDLKFFSDASALALALQSGEVDVAHQLTTAQYPTLDGDKNLALSAKFGGTQNMLQLKTTSGPFKDLKVRQAAIAAIDAAALVEGLTHGLAEIEDGQLPLKEVNGYTDSITRPAYDLEKAKSLLAEAGATGAEITITGMTLYRQLLEAIGEQLTAAGFKPTIKALEISEWVEQFTGGSDADIFYRGVAYTGVFDVDRAFSMVSFGKKPAVKDAKWDTLFAATRAETDPAARLEKIAAASQYLNDQAYILWSYANPSISAATTQVSGTDFNQGLVIPLEGLVKKA; from the coding sequence GTGTCCCCCGATTCGTTCCGTCCTGCCCAGATTCAGATGTCCCGTCGAGGTATCCTCCAGTTCGGTGCCATTGCAGCCGGTTTCGCCACGCTGGCCGCTTGCGGCGGTCCGGGCGGCAGCAGTTCGTCCGCCGAGGGCGGCACCGCCGTCGATCTGATCACCGTGGGCACCGCCGCCACCGCCGGGTCGATGAACCCGCTGGACGAGCAGTACTCCACCCTCCAGTTCAACGTGTACGACTCCCTGGTGCGGGTCTTCGCCGACGACGACGAGCCCCAGCCCCGGATCGCGAAGTCCTGGGAGGAGAGCGGCAAGAACACCTGGACCTTCACCCTGCGCCCGGATGTGAAGTTCCACGACGGCACGACGGTCACCGCGCAGGACGTCGCCTTCAGCTTCGACACCCTGATGGCCGAGCAGTACGCCAATGCCATCACCCTGATGAGCATCACCTCGGTCAAGGCGCTCGACGACTCGACGGTCGAGGTGGTGACCAGCGGACCGGACCCGCTCCTGATGAGCCGTCTGTCGGCGCTGTTCGTCGTGCCGAAGGCGCACTGGGAGAAGACCGGCGGCGGGACGAAATTCGCCCAGGACCCGATCGGTTCCGGACCGTTCAAGGTGGAGTCGTACTCGGCCGACACCGGCGCCAAACTGACTGCTTTCGAAGACTTCTGGGACGGTGCACCGGCCACCGCCACGGTCGACCTGAAGTTCTTCAGTGATGCCTCGGCGCTGGCGCTGGCCCTGCAGTCCGGCGAGGTCGACGTGGCCCATCAGCTGACCACGGCGCAGTACCCCACGCTCGACGGTGACAAGAACCTGGCCCTGAGCGCGAAGTTCGGCGGCACGCAGAACATGCTGCAGCTGAAGACCACGAGCGGCCCGTTCAAGGACCTCAAGGTACGCCAGGCCGCGATCGCCGCGATCGATGCCGCCGCCCTGGTCGAGGGACTGACCCACGGTCTGGCCGAGATCGAGGACGGTCAGCTGCCGCTGAAGGAGGTCAACGGGTACACCGACTCCATCACCCGGCCGGCCTACGACCTGGAGAAGGCCAAGTCGCTGCTGGCCGAGGCCGGCGCGACCGGTGCCGAGATCACCATCACCGGGATGACCCTGTACCGCCAGCTGCTGGAAGCCATCGGCGAGCAGCTGACCGCGGCCGGGTTCAAGCCGACCATCAAGGCACTGGAGATCTCTGAGTGGGTCGAGCAGTTCACCGGTGGCTCGGACGCGGACATCTTCTACCGCGGTGTCGCCTACACCGGCGTGTTCGACGTGGACCGGGCCTTCTCCATGGTGTCGTTCGGTAAGAAGCCGGCGGTCAAGGACGCGAAGTGGGACACGCTGTTCGCCGCGACCCGGGCCGAGACCGACCCCGCGGCCCGCCTGGAGAAGATCGCCGCGGCCAGCCAGTACCTCAACGACCAGGCCTACATCCTGTGGAGCTACGCCAACCCCTCGATCAGTGCCGCCACCACTCAGGTGTCCGGTACCGACTTCAACCAGGGTCTGGTGATCCCGCTGGAGGGCCTGGTGAAGAAGGCGTGA
- a CDS encoding class I SAM-dependent methyltransferase: MDVALGQRSRAALQFLGSAQAYAGGTLQPAAAAVYEKAVPEPPADLDSRRESVESVLADSALWQMDRLVTRWVAEEIYVRALPAVEEIRPRVEKWLEVTDSPVVLELNPDLEPPAYWEKGFHLTPGGWDGHDLMGTAIHELVFAYVLTPGGVGAVRTGQNLNDQRTKAARGASRDSYRNIAELGSSTGRFTVRLHQVYPEAQITSVELSASALRHGRAFLTEQGVPARLVQAPAEDTGLPAGSFDLVAMYTLIHEVPVAASRQIFAEAFRLLEPGGDLLIGEIAPTDQHSAFRAVVLDWETENRGEPFAREAMSMDAVSMLRAAGFTQIESYGLDGVHPWITRARKPLA, translated from the coding sequence ATGGACGTCGCACTTGGCCAGCGCTCGCGGGCTGCTCTTCAGTTCCTGGGTTCGGCCCAGGCCTACGCCGGTGGCACCCTGCAGCCCGCGGCCGCCGCCGTGTACGAGAAGGCGGTTCCCGAGCCGCCGGCGGATCTGGACTCCCGGCGGGAGTCGGTGGAGTCCGTTCTGGCCGACAGCGCGCTCTGGCAGATGGACCGGCTGGTCACCCGGTGGGTGGCGGAGGAGATCTACGTGCGTGCCCTGCCGGCCGTCGAGGAGATCCGGCCACGGGTGGAGAAGTGGCTGGAGGTCACCGATTCGCCCGTCGTTCTGGAGCTGAACCCCGATCTGGAGCCGCCGGCCTACTGGGAGAAGGGGTTCCACCTCACGCCGGGTGGCTGGGACGGTCACGATCTGATGGGCACAGCCATCCACGAACTGGTCTTCGCCTATGTGCTGACCCCGGGCGGGGTGGGGGCCGTGCGCACCGGGCAGAACCTGAACGACCAGCGGACCAAGGCGGCCCGGGGAGCTTCCCGGGACTCGTACCGGAACATCGCCGAACTGGGTTCGAGCACGGGCCGGTTCACCGTCCGGCTGCACCAGGTCTACCCCGAGGCGCAGATCACCTCGGTGGAGCTGTCGGCCAGCGCGCTGCGTCACGGCCGCGCCTTCCTGACCGAGCAGGGCGTCCCGGCCCGGCTCGTGCAGGCCCCGGCCGAGGACACCGGCCTGCCCGCCGGTTCCTTCGACCTGGTGGCGATGTACACACTCATCCACGAGGTGCCGGTGGCCGCCAGCCGGCAGATCTTCGCCGAGGCGTTCCGTCTGCTGGAGCCGGGAGGGGATCTCCTGATCGGTGAGATCGCACCCACTGATCAGCATTCGGCGTTCCGTGCGGTCGTCCTGGATTGGGAGACCGAGAACCGCGGCGAGCCCTTCGCCCGCGAGGCCATGTCCATGGACGCCGTGTCGATGCTGCGTGCGGCGGGCTTCACCCAGATCGAGTCCTACGGTCTCGACGGAGTTCACCCGTGGATCACCCGCGCCCGTAAACCACTGGCCTGA
- a CDS encoding class I SAM-dependent methyltransferase, whose protein sequence is MTGSAPTLDRVDLDQRGRAELGFLRSLRGGLAPLRTAALEKLERSGAFEGDFTTIEKLRERTDPVLREDPGFRLTGAVLRWAREQTTPRAVAAYERRRPQLEPLALPIGLDRFEDRLGRRKPPAYWSYDFHTTTGGWDGHEQMGFVHHELVYRYMLIAAYGAGIFDQRQKVAEAAPRAGYRNIVDLGCGTGQYTVKLAEAYPRAGITGVDLSRSELLYALRRGEERGFAWRMVRGAAEDTGLEAGSFDLVTSFILLHEVPPAVTRRILAEAFRLLEPGGDVHFSDVTPYAQRTPQQAWADDWDAEQGNEPWWRTAATLDLAALAAEAGFIEIQQRGLGPNAYPWVLTARKPSRENS, encoded by the coding sequence GTGACCGGCAGCGCGCCCACCCTCGACCGGGTGGACCTGGACCAGCGTGGCCGGGCCGAGCTCGGCTTCCTGCGCAGCCTGCGGGGCGGGCTGGCCCCGCTGCGTACGGCCGCACTGGAGAAGCTGGAGCGCTCCGGTGCCTTCGAGGGCGATTTCACCACCATCGAGAAGCTGCGTGAGCGCACCGATCCGGTGCTGCGGGAAGACCCGGGCTTCCGGCTGACCGGCGCGGTGCTGCGGTGGGCGCGCGAGCAGACCACACCCCGGGCGGTGGCCGCCTACGAGCGGCGCCGGCCGCAACTGGAGCCGCTGGCTCTGCCGATCGGCCTGGACCGGTTCGAGGACCGGCTCGGACGGCGTAAGCCGCCGGCCTACTGGTCCTACGACTTCCACACCACGACCGGCGGCTGGGACGGGCACGAGCAGATGGGTTTCGTGCACCACGAGCTGGTCTACCGGTACATGCTGATCGCCGCCTACGGTGCCGGCATCTTCGACCAGCGCCAGAAGGTGGCCGAGGCCGCGCCCCGCGCCGGTTACCGCAACATCGTCGATCTGGGCTGTGGCACGGGGCAATACACGGTGAAGCTGGCCGAGGCCTATCCCCGCGCCGGCATCACCGGGGTGGACCTGTCGCGCTCGGAGCTGCTCTACGCGCTACGGCGGGGCGAGGAACGGGGGTTCGCCTGGCGGATGGTGCGGGGCGCGGCGGAGGACACCGGGCTGGAGGCCGGGAGCTTCGACCTGGTCACCTCGTTCATCCTGCTGCACGAGGTGCCACCGGCAGTGACCCGGCGGATCCTGGCGGAGGCCTTCCGCCTGCTGGAACCCGGTGGGGACGTGCACTTCTCCGACGTCACCCCGTACGCGCAGCGGACGCCGCAGCAGGCCTGGGCCGACGACTGGGACGCCGAGCAGGGCAATGAGCCGTGGTGGCGCACCGCCGCCACGCTCGATCTGGCCGCTCTCGCCGCCGAGGCCGGTTTCATCGAGATCCAGCAGCGTGGCCTCGGGCCGAATGCGTACCCCTGGGTGCTCACCGCGCGGAAACCATCGAGGGAGAACTCATGA
- a CDS encoding ABC transporter ATP-binding protein: MTATEVNPPPTETAPPPALRLDDVRVELSGSSGRAQILRGVSFEVPRGQIVALAGESGSGKSTAMLAAVRLLPWGAGVTGTIECDGQDVRALSSRQLRQFRARTARVIFQDPWSSLHPMRSVGQQLVESARSADPSLPKVTARALAMETLHRVGIPDPEARMDAYPHQISGGQLQRVMIAMALVARPSVLLCDEPTTALDVTTQAQILDLLRDLNRSEGITVLIATHDLDVISGIADRLVVMYAGRVVEDGPAQQVLSAPQHLYTWSLLQAAPAHQHESRLRPIEGRPPRSDENLPGCAFAPRCPAARDDCTTAQPGLELVATGHRSACLPVQQKMKGEHR, translated from the coding sequence ATGACGGCGACCGAGGTCAACCCTCCGCCGACTGAGACCGCACCACCTCCGGCGCTGCGGCTGGACGACGTGCGGGTGGAACTGTCGGGCAGTTCCGGGCGGGCGCAGATCCTGCGGGGGGTGAGTTTCGAGGTTCCCCGCGGGCAGATCGTCGCGCTGGCGGGGGAGTCCGGATCGGGTAAGTCCACCGCCATGCTCGCCGCGGTGCGCCTGCTGCCCTGGGGGGCCGGGGTGACCGGGACGATCGAGTGCGACGGGCAGGACGTGCGGGCTCTGTCCTCCCGGCAGCTGCGTCAGTTCCGGGCCCGCACCGCGCGGGTGATCTTCCAGGACCCGTGGTCCTCGCTGCACCCGATGCGCTCGGTCGGCCAGCAGCTGGTCGAGTCGGCCCGCAGCGCCGACCCCTCACTGCCCAAGGTGACGGCCCGCGCGTTGGCCATGGAAACCCTGCACCGGGTGGGAATTCCCGACCCGGAAGCGCGGATGGACGCCTATCCGCACCAGATCTCGGGCGGCCAGCTCCAGCGGGTGATGATCGCGATGGCGCTGGTCGCCAGACCCTCGGTGCTGTTGTGCGACGAGCCGACCACGGCCCTGGACGTCACGACCCAGGCCCAGATCCTCGACCTGCTGCGGGACCTGAACCGCAGCGAGGGCATCACGGTCCTGATCGCCACGCACGACCTGGACGTGATCTCCGGCATCGCCGACCGCCTGGTGGTGATGTATGCCGGTCGGGTCGTCGAGGACGGGCCCGCCCAGCAGGTGCTGTCGGCACCTCAGCATCTCTACACCTGGTCGCTGCTGCAGGCCGCTCCGGCCCACCAGCACGAGTCGCGTCTTCGTCCCATCGAGGGGCGTCCGCCGCGCTCCGACGAGAACCTACCCGGCTGTGCCTTCGCCCCCCGGTGCCCGGCAGCCCGGGACGACTGCACCACCGCACAGCCCGGGCTGGAGCTGGTGGCCACCGGTCACCGCTCGGCCTGCCTGCCGGTGCAGCAGAAGATGAAGGGAGAGCACCGATGA